AGGACAGTACATGAGATGCCACAAATGCACACTCGACAATGTTTGCATCGCCTCGTAGACCCTTGAGGCAAGCATCTGCAAACTTCACTGCTGCGTAAGCctgtattttattttcaatgtgATGAGATATAAGATTCAAAATGTAAAATCTGAAACTGCACATGTTACAATAAAGATCTACCATGGATAGTGTCGCAGAACCTGCACCAGCTTTCGCCTGGAAAGtgattaaaaacaatcaattcaaaGATAATAGCAAAGGAAGATGAGAGAAGGGCTTATATGTACCTCGACAACTTCAGTGCCACCATTTTGGATACGGTATACTCAATCTATTTTTGAGTGAAATAGCAAGGAGGTTTCACCTGTAACATACATAGTGATGAAAACATACACATACATAAGAGTTTTTGAACAATCAGAAAAGATGGTGAATCTTGTTAAACCTGAGAAAGAAGAGGCAAGATTGTAACTCCTGCATGTCCTCCAACAACAGGAACAACAACTTCTCGAGGATCAAGACTCATTACTTCCGCATGTTTCAAACCATAAAAGGCCATCACATTAACCAATTTATCAAACCCAAGAGACAACAAAGAATGTGTGTTTATGAGTGCATACCACAAAAGTAGTAGCTCTAACAACATTAAGCATGGTAACTCCCATGAGTTTCTTAGGATCAAAAGTGCCAGCTTTCTTGAAAACCTCGGCGGCGATCGGCACCGTAGTTCACCGGATTATTGATGATTTTCTATGTTGAAACGAAGCGTAAGAATTTCTCCAACTGACTATAGCATAAATAATCAGTGCAATGGTGTTTCAGGTCATTGAGGCGACATCTTCTTGGTGGCGTTATGAGGATCATCTTGTGGGAGACACACCAGACTGTAGTTTCTTGTGGGAGATTTTTGATGTACAATGGGAACTCCAAGGGAGATTCTTATTGTAACATCTGATATTAATAACCACCATCAATGCTTATATTTTTGGAGTGCCATCAAGTCATAATATGTGAACTGTGATCAAAGTCTTGTATCAGCTATACTAACCTCTCCAAAGTAGTTTGGATGGGGTGGATACTTCCACTGTCCAACGTCACCATCttcctttattttctttgaATTATTTTGTTCATCAGCTATAGCTTCAACTTTCAACCGAAATCCCTGCAACCCACACCTAGTCCAACCAATAACATCTTCCGGCTGAAACAGTCTTTCACGTTGCATGCATTAACTAAAGTAACGGGTAAACTAACTTTCTCAGCACACACTGCCTGCAAAGGTGAACATAAAGAACAAAACCCACATGATGTAAGAGAAGTAGCTGCAGCCATTTTCCGCCTTGATATCTGTGACCTTCCCCGTGCATATAAAGTCCATTTCCTgtagttaaaatatattgataatCAATAAATGACACATAAAGTTTTGAAACATCAAGATACAAGCCTATTAAAGTTCGCAGCTTGACCTGAGGCTGGATAGTGACAACAAAATCGATTTCTAAATCATCTCCCCTAAATGAAAGATCTATGAATAAAATGTTGATAATCAATACATgaataaactgaaaaaaaaacaaaatcagaatcaaattTATCTCCCATAAACGGGAACTTTTGGAAAAGTTTCTCCCACAGATGAAagcttttaaattaaaattttgataatcaataaaaaaaaattgaaacaaaatcaaCCAATAAAGTCTAAATCTAAATCATCCCCCATAAACAAAgcttttgattaaaaaaattgataatcaATACATGAACAAAGTTAAACTTCCACAAACAAAATCGAAATCAAAATCATCTCccataaactaaaattttgatCAGAGTTTAACGCTGGATTTCTGGAAATCTTATGACTGAAGCTGAGAGGAGAGAACTGATGAAATTTAGGGATAGGACTTACCTTTTTTAAGTCGAAAATTCTGAGAAAGGAAGTAAAAGAAGGATGCATTTAAAGATAGATCGTTTCAGGTGTGGAGATCGATTGTTAATGAGTCCGCTGAAGACAACGATTCGATTCAGATTCACTATGTTACGTTTGAAGATATTTTGTCGGCAAGATAGAATAGGGCTCGAGACTTTTCCGTGACGATGGCAAATTCCAGATCAAATTTgggttcgatttaatttttaCAGTCCCCATCACACAACAGGTTAAGTGATATGGTGAGTTTCAATTACCTGGATACATGCCACGTCCGAAACTTTCGACTTTCCGACGTGGATACTGACGTAGGGTGCCTAGAAAAGAGGAAacaatcttttatatatatatagagatatatatcttttctgttaaaatgtaatatgtattaatcaacaaagaaataaaaagttgTTTATCTGCAATAATCTAGATGATCAATTGTGTAATAAAGCTTGAAAAATGGGAAAAAATTTAGAGAGCAAACAAATAAAGAAGATTGACGAAAACCCGTGCCACATTCCTACCTATCAGGAAGAGTACATGACGATGTCCATCTGACCCGGAGCTCGTCCCATTGGCCATTCTGACATCTTAGGAGGATGGCGATCCTGTTCCTCATGTCATCATTAATTTTCTGTGCAATGTGTACAGGAGGATGAGGAGGTTTTTGGTGTCTCCTGCCATTTCGTTCACTCCAAACTTTGTAGAATAATTCTTAAAAGACCATCAAAACAATATTGATGTTGATGACGGGATGAGCACATCAGGACATGTATTCGTTTTCGGTTTATCATTGATACTTGGACATTGCAGAAGCAGCCGACAGTCGTTTTATCATCATGCGAACCAGAGTTTATGGCGGCAACAAAAGCaacaaaataaactatatagctTAAGAAATTGTTATATAGGATACTAAATAAAGAAGGCGAAGAGGTCGACAATAAATTGGTTATTGCTCTAACTACGAATCCGGTTTTCATAGAAGAAGTAAGCACATATTTTCAAAGTATCATTTCATTCATGAATATGTGGAGAATGGACAAATCGAAGTGCAGTACGTACCATGTGTTAAGTAGAAGGCGAACATCTTTACTAGCCATTAGTAAGGATTAACTTCAAACAAATGAACAATTTAATTGGAGTTCAAAAAATCGATATTCTTAATTTAAGTTGGAATTAAAGGggtgaatgttggataattccaaaaTTTATGGAAATTAATAAGTGTTTAATTAGTTAAGAGgtagatacaaaaaaaaaagaaatctaaattaaaattgaaaatttgctAATTAGATTAGGTCTGTGTTTTATATTTCACACAGAAAAACAAATTGtctttctatataaatatagattttatgGAGAATTGTTCCGTAAGATTTAAAAGAAACATTGAAAGTTTAGTTTTGAGAAATTTCTaaagtgataaaaaaaatatttttataatcttttgtgtttgtagaaatttatatatgttgtaCGAGCAcacttttatttgttattaaatCCGCCCACAGCGTTCTTGTAACTTATTATGTATTTCCGCAAAAACGACAATATAACTTCGTGGAACGAAGACATGATCTTATCCTCTAGAGATGTCAAAGAGATAAAGAAAACAATGAGTACGAGTGATCGACGTGCATTTTCCACACCTTGACACAACGTGTCGTGTCGTGTCGTGTCGTTCCCATGCAATGTTGTCATTCTATACCACCTGATATTGCGTGTCTTCTCTCTTCGTCTCATCACCGTTGTGGccaaaatctattaaaaatatagttgaatttatatataatacataagtAAATGGTCGTTGAGTGTCAATATCATTAATGCGTTTTGATCGAAGATGGAATTGATAAACGACTTCCTCAACCTTACTGCACCTTTCTTCACCTTTTTTGGTCTTTGCTTCTTCTTGCCTCCTTTTATCTTCTTCAAGTTTTTGCAGTCTATCTTCTCTACCATTTTCTGTGAAAATCTTAATGGGAAAGTGGTTCTCATCACTGGTGCTTCCTCCGGTATCGGCGAGGTTTGGTTATAATGCGttaatttattgtaaaattttagaccGAAGAAAGGAATAGTATTCATTTGAGagttacttattattatttttatcatcaGCGATTGGCGTATGAGTACGCAAGTAAAGGTGCATGTCTGGCTCTGACTGCCCTAAGGAAGAACCGTCTAGAGGAAGTGGCAGAGATTGCACGTGAAGTTGGATCCCCGAATGTTGTCACCGTTCATGCTGATGTCTCCAAACCTGATGATTGTAGACGAATCGTAGATGAGACCATCTCCCATTTTGGCAGATGTAATTCAGTCAAACCATTCCTTCGCGATCAAAACCGGCCTTTTTATAGTTACTATTTcgaacaaaaaaacaacatattGATATGATCAATAAGAgtagataaaatatttttaaaacacgtCCGTCTTAAATAGTCTCAATGTTAAATCAGTAGTCTGTTTTGGTTAGTCTACCGTTGACTTGCTTTGACCTTACAGTGGATCATCTTGTAAATAATGCTGGAATAACGAAGATTTCAATGTTCGAGAACTTTGAAGAAATAACTAGGACAAGATCAGTTATGGTAATGTTATATGATTGTAATTTACAAGATCAGCCAACTGCTGGATCATTGACCTatcatttgaatatatattaggATACTAACTTCTGGGGATCAGTTTATACAACTCGTGCTGCGCTTCCTTACCTTCGACAAAGCAATGGGAAGATTGTGGTTATGTCGTCCTCTGCGGCATGGCTAACCGCCCCACGGATGAGCTTTTACAATGTAAGTCAGTAAGTCACTATACACAATATATCTTAGTAAAGTGTCCCGTTGGTCCAACGTTGATTTTGAGTAATTGTACATAATTCTATATGTTAGGCGAGCAAAGCAGCTTTGTTAAACTTCTTCGAGACTCTGAGAATTGAGCTTGGCGGAGACGTACACATTACAATCGTTACGCCTGGTTATACTCAATTCGAACTCGCACAAGGCAAGTATTTCTCTGCTGAAGGAGAGTTAGTAGTCGACCAAGACGTCAGAGATGTAAGTCAAAGCTAACTCCTTAATGTACATGTACATTCTTGAATAGCGATGTGCTGTATCCGTTATAATTTGCTCGTTTTCAAACTAAATAAGGTTCAAGTAGGAGGATTTCCGGTGGCATCGGTATCAGGTTGTGCAAAGGAGATAGTGAACGGTGTGTGTCGGAAACAAAGATATGTGACCGAGCCATCATGGTTTAAGGTGACGTATCTTTGGAAAGTATTTTGTCCGGAACTGATTGAGTGGGGTTGCCGGTTGCTGTTCATGACCACGTCTGAGGAAAATGCACTCAACAAGAAGATCTTGGACAATACGGGTGTACGTGGGGTCCTGTACCCCGAATCTATCCGAACGCTTTGAAATCAAGTCCGAGTAGCTAGAGTAATATGGGTGATAATTCATAAAAAGTCAGATGCAATGAGTATAAAATATAAGTATCTCACgctgcacaaaaaaaaaagtatctcaCAGCTTTTGTGGATGAACTTTAGATGTGTATTATGTTAATATGTTACTGTTTGCTTGTATCTTATAAGAATACGTTACTATGCAACACCAGACATGCATATAGACGAATCCAACCAtactaacaaaatatataatgatgttTAATTATACCAAGTAAAACTAGTAGAGAAGTCATAAACCGAACTACAAAtcctccaaacaaaccaaattgaaagaagaaaaaatcattTCCAATTCGGGGTTTAACACATGTTTTAAAAAGTAACTGCCTGCTatagtttagattttgatttaaaataatttttctgaGTTTGCAATTGTTTTACAATACATCAACGGGTTCATAAGTTCCTACTAAAATGTATCAATTATTATAGCTGTGGAATGGGCGGGCTGATTATTGGTTGCCCATGTCCAAATATAAATGAGTCTAATTTGGTGACACCCATTTGTCCATACGGATTATAAATGGACAAGAATCACATGACCAATAGGTAATGAGCGTTAACGGATTTGGACTATGTGGACATGGGCGGTCCAATGGTCATCCATTTGTCCATACAGATTATAAATGAACAAGAATCACATGACCAATGGGTAATGAGCGTTAATGGATTTGGACTATGTGGACATGGGCGGTCCAATGGTCACAAAAAGCTAAGGTTTCTAAAATCcgagtttttctgccaaaatcgcaaaatcgattttttccgctaaaatcttaatattaagttttttttgtcaaaatcatAAATTCAAGTATTCTagctaaaaccgcaaaatcaaatttttcgccaaaaccaaaaattgatttttttcgccaaaaccgcaaaatcgagttttcccgctaaaaccgcaaaaatcgagttttcccgttAAAACCTCAAAATCGGGGTTTCTCGCCAAAATCggaaaatctgttttttttgctaaaaccgaaaaatcgattTTCTCCGCCACAACCGCAAAATTGactttttctgccaaaaccgcaaaatttaaacttttcttATATGGTCTATTATGGATTCCATGGCAGCCCATGTAAACACGGATGTTAGTGAGTTTGGTCCTTAATGGACATGGTTCTTAATGGACATGGTCATTTTCTGACCGCAAACAATAAATGGACAAATGGATATGGGCTAATAGAGGTGGGCTAACCCAGTTTACGGTTCTATCAATTATGTTTCTTAAACAGTAAAGTCTGTACAGGCGtgtcattttcatattttttacgGGCAGTTCTGTTGCTTGGTTTAGGAAGTATAACcgtattatttatatatattttattgttttgaatAATATGTAAAGTTTATTcagaaaaatttattttttacggACTAAATTACTGGAAACAGAGATTTTAAAACATAGTACAGACTTTTTTTCAAACTCCTATCGTGTAGGTAGCCATACTTGAAGCACAGCTCCGAAACGTCGAATCCTCTTTGAGCCCAATAAGAGACACTGATTTCGAATCTGTCtatcaatagtttttatcatcAGAGGCCAGAGTTGGTGAAGTACCATGTCCAGGGGCGAAGCCGAACATTACTATAGAGCCTGTGCACccataaaatgatttataactTAAATttcctaataaaataaatagtgaaTATGTTAGATCTGGTGGAAAGTTTATGATGTGCACCCACAatctctatttttaatgttttatgattGATAGTGTACCCAATAGAAAAATTCTCTAGACTCGCCCTTGACCATGCCGACGGTTGTTTCGTTCTTTCCAAACTGAGTAGAAAACCACTTGAAAGCTATATCGCAGGAGATAGAGCAGTATCATCGGTTGGGTATTATCAGACAGTATCTCCCTGATGTCTTGCCATCGAGAGGTGAATTGGGAAGGCAGGATATTTTGAGTCAGGTTCAGCCATATCTCTTGAGAATCCCTGCATTCAAAGAATAAATGTTCTCTAGTTTTGAACTGGTGTTGGCACAGAACACATCCAGAATTTATTCCAGAGTTCCAGAGGATCATTTTGTCCCCAGTGGACAGTCAGTTATGCACCGCAAGTACCAGCTGACTTGCGGTGCTGAACTGCGAAGCAGCAACCACGTGCTACTTGTGTCAAACTTCGGTTTGAAAACATCTATATTATCCTTCCATAACACAACGTATTCTCATGTACTCATCTTACATCTATGCTTATTCAGTGCTTCCTCAAACATAATGTAGAGATCGTATCTATGCCGTCGAGGGAGTCGTGACATAACAGATTCCACCGTCACGGTCAGAGAGATTCCCATGTCGATACAACCCCTTGCTCCCACAATATCAAATAAGCTATCCATATCTGACCATGCATCAAACCAAAATGAGGTGCCACACCCATTCTTAACTTCAATGCGATGGAAGTCCTTCGATTTATCTCGAAACTTCAAAATTTTACGCCACACCCATATTCCCAATGTTGAGTTTGAACGTACTGCCCAAAACGTCTCTCCCTTGAGCAAGTACTCTGTAACCCACCGAGCCCAAAGAAAATGAGAAGATGTGACTCTCCATATTAGCTTCAGACAACAAGTAATGTTAACTTCTTTCAATGGCCTTAGATCCAGACCCCCTTCTTCTATCTTTGGCGTGACCACATCTCGAGAAATTTTTGCTTTACTAGCGTTCAACTCCGGAACACCAGAGAAAATCTGAGCACAAACTATTATCTCCTTCAAAAAATTTTCTGGAAGGCAAAAGGACGACATCCAAAAGTTTGCAATGCTTATGAGCACGGACTTAATAAGTTGCAATCTCCTGGCCCTAGATAAGAAACGGTTTGTCCAGAGGCTAATTCGCTTCTTTATCTTTTCAATGAGAGGTTAGTAAACACTTTTGCCCATTCTCTTTGTCAAGAGAGGAAGGCCTAAATATATAACAGGTAACAGGCCAACGTCCAAGTGAAACTGATCATGTATTGCCTGTCTATCCTCCTCCTGCATACCACCACAATAAATCGTAGACTTCTCTACACTCATCATCCTGTATTGTCTGTCTATCCTCCTCATGAATACATTGGGAATAATATGGTTGGTGTGGAAGTCAGATGTGAGAGTAACTCCATTCTTTAAAAGTGAACAAAATCTCACAGTATCGATATCGATAGATGGAGCAGAAGAATTCTTCTACTCGATTGTTTATGCTTCAAATGCAGTAGAAGAAATAAGGGAgttatgaaaagatttaaaacTTCATCAGGATTCACCTATTATtcgacacaaaccttggatagTAGTAGTAGGTGGTTTTAATGAAACTTTGGAGATGGAAGATCATTCCTCACATGAGAGATCTCCTATGGTGACGCAAGGAATGAGGGATTTTAACGAGATTGTGCAGTACTGCTCCCTTTTGGACTTAGCCTCGCATGGTCCTCGATACACTTGGTGTAATAAGCGAACTGAAGGTCTTATCCTAAAGAAGATAGATTGTGTTCTGTTCAATGATAGCTGGTTAGCTGTATACCCTCAATCTTATGCAGTGTTCGAAAGTGGTGGAAGCTCGGATCATCTTTGATGCCATATACAGCTAGAATTAATCAGAACTCTCCCGGACTAAAAGACCTTTTAAGTTTGTCAACGCAATCACACACCAGGAGGAATTTTCACCGGCTGTGGGATAGTACTGGGACTCAACTGAGCCAATCTTCCTGTCAACAACTTCATTGTCCAGGTTCTCAAAGAAGATTATGATCTTATTACATTTTAGTTACTACTCTAACAActctctagcaccatctagATTTATTGACTGCAAGATGTATTAGATGGAAACACGGCAGTGTATCACATGTTACTCACATCCACACTTCCTGAGAATGTCTGGAGAAACCAAAGCTGACTTCCAACTTTAATCTATTCTACTTGCTTtgttttggggcttggtatacattggatcGGAGTCCTTTTGGAAGTCTGGAAGGTATTAAACTTAGTGTCTCTCGTTCTCCTTCCACCTTTCTTTGGCATCCATATTTACAAAAGATTGAAATGTTTCCTGCGGCCCCATTATTCTACTCTAAtagaatgatcacacattgttTGGAAGTGAAGGGTAGATACATTATCGATGACTCTACTATTCACCTACAGTTTTCCCagtaattatatatactatataataaaaaaaatcggatttagagaagagaagagagagggaaaaCCAGAAAGGGTTACCTGTGGGTCCAGATACTTGCTTGAGTTGATTCCATGTGTCccttgatcgatactcccaagatgTAGCCTACACATTTACTTTAAGCAGAAATGAGGTAAGCAGAAGGGTACGTTAGACACTATCAGTGGAGTTGTGTGATGTATGGTAATGGTGACTAAGATAGAGTGTAGTACATTGGATCATCATTAGTAATGATTCACTTCCACCTATCATATTTTCAGAAGTAAGAGTAAtgattttaaatcatgtgagtccctgctgttttcaaaaccTCTTTCATTAGGACTATTCTTGTTTtccttgaggacaagcaaaagagtaagtctgggggagttgata
The window above is part of the Brassica napus cultivar Da-Ae chromosome C3, Da-Ae, whole genome shotgun sequence genome. Proteins encoded here:
- the LOC106388464 gene encoding 11-beta-hydroxysteroid dehydrogenase 1A; amino-acid sequence: MELINDFLNLTAPFFTFFGLCFFLPPFIFFKFLQSIFSTIFCENLNGKVVLITGASSGIGERLAYEYASKGACLALTALRKNRLEEVAEIAREVGSPNVVTVHADVSKPDDCRRIVDETISHFGRLDHLVNNAGITKISMFENFEEITRTRSVMDTNFWGSVYTTRAALPYLRQSNGKIVVMSSSAAWLTAPRMSFYNASKAALLNFFETLRIELGGDVHITIVTPGYTQFELAQGKYFSAEGELVVDQDVRDVQVGGFPVASVSGCAKEIVNGVCRKQRYVTEPSWFKVTYLWKVFCPELIEWGCRLLFMTTSEENALNKKILDNTGVRGVLYPESIRTL
- the LOC106384053 gene encoding uncharacterized protein LOC106384053: MSSFCLPENFLKEIIVCAQIFSGVPELNASKAKISRDVVTPKIEEGGLDLRPLKEVNITCCLKLIWRVTSSHFLWARWVTEYLLKGETFWAVRSNSTLGIWVWRKILKFRDKSKDFHRIEVKNGCGTSFWFDAWSDMDSLFDIVGARGCIDMGISLTVTVESVMSRLPRRHRYDLYIMFEEALNKHRCKMST